A part of Microbulbifer sp. MI-G genomic DNA contains:
- a CDS encoding phosphotyrosine protein phosphatase, which translates to MDIRWADVIFVMEQKHKNKLKAEFTRMLDHKPIYVLDISDEYRYMDPELVQELEMVIGAYLER; encoded by the coding sequence GTGGATATTCGCTGGGCTGACGTGATATTCGTAATGGAGCAGAAACATAAAAATAAGCTTAAAGCTGAATTTACCCGAATGCTAGATCATAAGCCTATTTATGTTTTAGATATCTCTGATGAATACCGATATATGGATCCAGAACTGGTCCAAGAATTAGAAATGGTTATTGGGGCGTACTTGGAGAGATAG
- a CDS encoding GFA family protein: MNNQSSKGSCLCGDVHYELTGNLGIFQYCHCSRCRKFTGSAHASNLLVSPDQFRWVSGESLVGSYSPKETKHFATAFCKQCGSSLPWHAKSGKAVVVPAGTLDTTPSINPFQNIFCSSKASWYKAPNELSEYNELPSK; encoded by the coding sequence GTGAACAACCAGAGTTCAAAAGGAAGTTGCCTGTGTGGTGACGTACATTATGAACTTACCGGGAACTTAGGAATATTTCAGTATTGCCACTGTTCACGTTGTCGTAAATTTACCGGCAGTGCTCATGCTTCAAATTTATTGGTATCACCCGATCAATTTCGATGGGTCAGTGGTGAATCCTTAGTGGGTAGCTATTCGCCAAAAGAGACGAAGCACTTTGCAACGGCATTTTGTAAGCAATGTGGCTCTTCGTTACCTTGGCATGCAAAAAGTGGTAAAGCTGTCGTAGTTCCAGCTGGCACACTTGATACAACTCCAAGCATTAATCCATTCCAAAACATATTTTGCTCCTCGAAAGCCAGCTGGTATAAAGCTCCAAATGAATTATCTGAGTACAATGAGTTACCAAGTAAATAG
- a CDS encoding IS3 family transposase (programmed frameshift), giving the protein MSKRPGYSPEVRERAVRMVLTGEHEHQSRWAAITSIASKIGCTPETLRSWVNKMEVDNGTKPGTTSSDAARLKELEREVRELKRANEILRKAAAFFGPGGARPQTEVMVAFIDQEREAHGVESICEVLPIAPSTFYRCKHLQANPEQRCARAQRDDELKPEIQRIYEENHRVYGARKVWKQLNREDVKVARCTVERLMKVLQLEGVRRGKRCVTTIPDELVDKPLDLVNREFTAERPNQLWVADITYVATWSGFVYVAFVVDVFSRHIVGWRVLKSLQTDIVLDALEQALWARGKPRGVTHHSDRGSQYLSIRYTERLSEAGFQASVGSVGDSYDNALAETINGLFKAEVIHRAGPWKGLDEVEHATLTWVDWFNHRRILGPIGDMPPAEYENLYYQQTESAQAA; this is encoded by the exons ATGAGCAAACGACCTGGATACTCCCCCGAAGTACGGGAACGCGCAGTTCGCATGGTGTTGACCGGCGAGCACGAGCACCAATCACGCTGGGCAGCGATCACATCTATCGCTTCCAAGATCGGCTGCACACCCGAGACCCTACGATCATGGGTCAACAAGATGGAAGTCGACAATGGTACTAAACCCGGCACCACCAGCAGCGACGCAGCCCGCCTCAAAGAGCTGGAGCGCGAAGTCCGTGAGCTGAAGCGTGCTAACGAGATCTTGCGCAAGGCTGCCGCTTTTTTCG GCCCAGGCGGAGCTCGACCGCAAACCGAAGTAATGGTGGCATTCATTGACCAGGAACGTGAGGCGCACGGTGTCGAGTCAATCTGTGAGGTTCTGCCGATTGCACCGTCGACCTTTTACCGCTGCAAGCATCTACAGGCCAATCCAGAGCAACGCTGTGCGCGCGCTCAACGTGACGATGAGCTGAAGCCTGAGATCCAGCGGATCTACGAAGAAAACCACCGCGTCTATGGTGCACGCAAGGTCTGGAAGCAGCTTAACCGTGAAGACGTAAAGGTCGCCCGCTGCACAGTTGAACGGCTGATGAAGGTACTGCAATTGGAAGGTGTTCGAAGAGGCAAACGTTGCGTTACGACTATCCCGGATGAGCTGGTCGATAAGCCGCTGGATCTGGTGAATCGCGAGTTTACGGCAGAGCGCCCCAACCAGCTTTGGGTGGCCGACATAACCTATGTCGCAACTTGGTCTGGTTTTGTTTATGTCGCATTCGTTGTCGACGTATTCTCCCGCCACATTGTTGGCTGGCGCGTATTAAAGAGCCTTCAAACCGACATTGTGCTTGATGCTCTGGAGCAGGCACTCTGGGCACGAGGTAAGCCCCGTGGCGTTACCCATCACAGTGATCGAGGTAGTCAGTACCTGTCAATTCGATATACCGAGCGGCTTAGTGAGGCGGGTTTTCAGGCGTCAGTCGGCAGTGTCGGCGACTCCTACGACAACGCACTGGCAGAAACCATCAACGGTTTATTCAAGGCGGAGGTCATCCACAGGGCAGGTCCCTGGAAAGGGCTGGATGAGGTTGAACATGCAACCTTGACCTGGGTCGACTGGTTTAACCATCGCCGCATTCTTGGGCCAATTGGCGATATGCCTCCAGCTGAATACGAAAACCTGTATTATCAACAAACCGAGTCTGCCCAAGCGGCATGA
- a CDS encoding holin family protein — MTFDPLTALFDAGKIAIERLWPDPEKRAEEIRKLEALKQKGEIAAINAQVQLLLGQLTVDKAEARSKSLFVAGWRPWIGWVGGLALAYQFILYPLLCWAWAISNALAENPTETIPPPVLETGALFSMITAMLGIGAMRSFDKTHGTQTDKLR; from the coding sequence ATGACTTTTGACCCACTAACAGCATTGTTTGATGCCGGCAAGATAGCTATTGAGCGTCTGTGGCCTGATCCTGAAAAGCGTGCTGAAGAGATACGCAAACTGGAGGCGCTCAAACAGAAGGGAGAGATAGCAGCGATCAACGCCCAGGTACAATTGCTGCTTGGCCAGTTGACAGTCGACAAGGCTGAAGCCCGGAGCAAGAGCCTGTTTGTCGCTGGCTGGCGCCCCTGGATTGGCTGGGTGGGCGGTCTTGCTCTAGCCTATCAATTCATCCTGTATCCATTGCTCTGCTGGGCCTGGGCCATCAGCAATGCCCTTGCAGAGAATCCAACAGAAACAATTCCACCCCCTGTACTGGAAACCGGTGCTCTCTTTTCAATGATTACCGCCATGCTTGGTATTGGTGCGATGCGTTCATTCGATAAAACCCACGGCACCCAAACGGACAAGCTCAGGTGA
- a CDS encoding DUF1971 domain-containing protein: protein MSDSQMVIMKKLPDSVKKYQKTPQFSQESMPKGLLNAHKTKQGTWGKIIILKGMLRYRILEPRVEEIDLSPGEYGVVEPGILHEVEPLSEVVFYVEFYR from the coding sequence ATGTCCGACAGTCAAATGGTCATCATGAAAAAATTGCCAGACTCTGTTAAAAAATATCAGAAAACGCCACAATTTTCCCAGGAAAGCATGCCAAAGGGTTTGTTAAATGCTCATAAAACAAAGCAGGGTACATGGGGCAAGATTATTATTTTAAAAGGTATGCTCCGTTATCGTATATTGGAGCCCAGGGTTGAAGAAATTGATTTGTCACCAGGGGAATACGGCGTTGTTGAGCCAGGAATCTTACATGAAGTGGAGCCCCTTTCAGAAGTTGTTTTCTATGTTGAATTCTACCGTTAA